The Streptococcus sanguinis genome contains the following window.
CTTTACACTCTTCTTATTCAATTGGCTGTTAAAAGCAGAGTGGAAGCGCGAAAAAAACTGGCGACATTTAAAAGATCTAAGTATCCTTTATTTCTTCCTCCATCCTATCTTTATTGAGTTATCTTTCTTTCTGCTCAAATCCCAGCAACTGACCAAGTGGGAAACCGGCCGTTGGACCTTCTTTCTGACGATTATCCTGACCCACCTGACGTCAGAGTTGGTGATTTGATGGCGAGGGTAAAAACAGAAAAGAAGTGAAAGTTTAGTTTTTGAAGAAAATCATATAGAGCGTTAAGAGCAACTATCAATTTTGAATAGAAATAGCTATAAAAACATTTCAAAGGAGTTCTACATGCTTGAACGTCTACAACAGCAGCTGGCTTTTACCAATGAGCTGGAAAAGCTGAAAGCCACACATAGGAACAATCGAACCTTGGATGCCTATCGTTTTGAGAATTCTGCTGAGCATAGTTGGCAGGGTGCGCTGATGGCGCTAGTCTTTCGAGAATATATTCCCGAAGAAGTCAATCTGGAAAAGGTCATGTCTATGTTATTGATTCATGATTTGGGCGAAATATACGCTGGCGATACCTTTATCTTTGACGACGTGGGCAAGAGCGATTCTTACGATAGAGAGCTTGAGTCCTTGAAAATCAGTTTAGACAAGCTGCCGTCAGATCAGCAGGATTCCTTTTTAGAGCTTTGGCAGGAATTTGAAACCGGCATTAGCATAGAAGCTAAATATGCCCGAGTGCTGGACGCTCTGGTTCCTCTGCTCAATCACTTGGAAGTCGCTCAACCCCATGAC
Protein-coding sequences here:
- a CDS encoding HD domain-containing protein gives rise to the protein MLERLQQQLAFTNELEKLKATHRNNRTLDAYRFENSAEHSWQGALMALVFREYIPEEVNLEKVMSMLLIHDLGEIYAGDTFIFDDVGKSDSYDRELESLKISLDKLPSDQQDSFLELWQEFETGISIEAKYARVLDALVPLLNHLEVAQPHDNPYGLTKSQVIAKKSFIQETSETLWELAQEIIDQSVAKGLYLDE